Proteins encoded by one window of Chondrinema litorale:
- a CDS encoding T9SS type A sorting domain-containing protein has product MNKFLALIISFLILQTNFVFGQTYVSGTLTEDTEWTIDNSPYIIQNTVEIPNGITLTINKGIEIKVENDTVMSNNHIIVKGQITAIGDILNNITFNNTRILFYNTNLTNSNLSYISFNNFSGVYIGYKISWWEDPQNSGILNITNSFFNKDVYLETCGKKNDAQLVVKSSIFNNSNITQYTYSEQINFSDCEFYKTNFLNSLNTGDLNFANSYISECEINSLHNVGKINDSEIYNSSLYFYELICKNSVFSESKLESTFYMNIEDSKLLNTISEINAESVTLKNTIFRNDNASNISCLNFYHNKYDLNTEKWINDIEVIIKQCTFENFKNAIVVNNPESLLWILKQNNFINISNYFIINNFEENIDATENYWDSIDEEVISAKIYDAYDDDNYGIVDYSNYLISPSKNLPIDKPNNVLKALKEKNLFLNWNSNSDPDLAGYKIYYKSTEDYRFTFLADVGNTTSYSTDAISIDDDIVITAYTTDADGVTDMAEGNESGYSDYATLFFHAELTSTNLICSDKEIEVSIAENYNFSNENLYILQLSNSDGSFEEPIDLDTIQSNDTHSYFLSSFLPEELEDGKNYLLRTYATETEVNSVSISITYYKTPSSDFTLLEESCQSDTLSISYNGVLTEGLTLDWELDGAQIIENVNDTLLKVIWPSFGAKEITLTTSVNGCSNTTSKSIIIKKTPTPTFDIQSSICDGEKAIVSYNGNADEFATFNWNFGDAISNSIGSNKFELAWDTYGTKYISLQVEQNGCSSMVFTDSLTYSPFPELNFVANTSVCHNENYLITYIGTTEGSITWDFNGAEIISGSDTGPYELKWNSSGEKEIYFAIDNNGCVKDTSIFINVTPLPTTPEICMVTVDEEMSKNMLVWNYDIETVEKFGIYRETNAADEYSLIEYVEANSFNTYIDQQSAPAQAANRYKISAVDSCGTETQLSNYHKTIHLTINKGLNNDWNLIWTGYEGLSFSTYRIYRGTSDDDLELLTEITSSATSYTDTEAPSRGNINYQIEVLNPNSCGESINGRMKDNSSIKSNIARYGAVTAIDNAIENMDIYPNPTQDKIQINFQSVPNGSYSVQTISGKLVKQGELEQSMQIDLKDQANGIYLLIFNTENGSSSKKIFKGK; this is encoded by the coding sequence ATGAATAAATTTCTAGCACTAATAATTAGCTTTTTAATACTTCAAACTAATTTTGTTTTTGGACAAACTTATGTCTCAGGAACATTAACCGAAGATACCGAATGGACAATTGATAATTCGCCTTATATCATACAAAATACAGTAGAAATACCTAATGGAATTACTTTAACTATCAATAAAGGTATTGAAATTAAAGTTGAAAATGACACTGTAATGTCAAACAACCATATTATAGTTAAAGGGCAAATTACAGCAATTGGAGACATATTGAATAATATTACATTCAATAATACAAGAATACTTTTTTATAATACTAATTTGACAAACTCTAACTTATCATATATAAGTTTTAACAATTTTAGTGGAGTCTACATCGGATATAAAATATCATGGTGGGAAGATCCACAAAACTCTGGCATACTTAATATAACAAACTCTTTCTTTAATAAAGATGTATATTTAGAAACTTGTGGGAAAAAAAATGATGCTCAATTAGTTGTAAAAAGTTCAATATTTAATAATTCTAACATCACTCAATATACATACTCTGAACAAATCAATTTCTCTGATTGTGAATTTTATAAAACTAACTTCCTAAATAGTTTAAATACAGGTGATTTAAATTTCGCTAATTCATATATCAGTGAATGTGAAATTAATTCACTGCATAATGTTGGTAAAATAAATGATTCTGAAATATATAATTCCTCACTTTATTTTTATGAATTAATTTGTAAAAACTCGGTATTTTCTGAGTCAAAGCTTGAAAGTACATTTTACATGAATATTGAAGACTCAAAACTTTTGAACACTATAAGTGAAATAAATGCTGAATCAGTAACACTCAAAAATACAATTTTCAGAAATGATAATGCCTCTAATATAAGTTGTCTAAACTTCTATCATAATAAATATGATCTGAATACAGAAAAATGGATTAATGATATTGAAGTTATAATTAAACAATGTACATTTGAAAATTTTAAAAATGCAATAGTGGTCAATAACCCAGAGTCTCTTCTGTGGATTTTAAAGCAAAATAATTTTATCAATATCAGCAATTATTTTATAATAAATAATTTTGAAGAAAATATTGATGCAACAGAAAATTATTGGGATTCTATAGATGAAGAAGTTATAAGTGCTAAAATATATGATGCATATGATGATGATAATTATGGAATTGTAGATTATTCGAATTATCTTATTTCTCCTTCTAAAAACCTTCCAATAGATAAGCCAAATAATGTTTTAAAAGCTCTTAAAGAAAAGAATCTTTTTTTAAACTGGAATTCAAATTCCGATCCTGACCTAGCTGGCTATAAAATTTATTACAAATCTACAGAGGATTATCGCTTTACTTTTTTAGCCGATGTAGGCAACACAACTTCCTATTCTACTGATGCTATTTCTATTGATGATGATATTGTAATAACTGCATATACCACTGATGCTGATGGAGTTACCGATATGGCAGAAGGAAATGAAAGTGGATATTCTGATTATGCGACACTCTTCTTCCATGCTGAATTAACTTCAACAAATTTGATTTGCTCTGATAAAGAAATAGAAGTTTCAATCGCTGAAAACTATAATTTCTCCAATGAAAATCTATATATCCTGCAACTATCTAATAGTGATGGTAGTTTTGAGGAACCTATTGATCTAGATACTATTCAGAGTAATGATACACATTCTTATTTTCTTTCTTCTTTTTTACCAGAAGAATTAGAAGATGGTAAAAATTATCTACTAAGAACCTACGCTACAGAAACTGAAGTAAACTCTGTATCCATATCTATTACTTATTACAAAACTCCTTCTTCTGATTTTACGCTGTTAGAAGAAAGCTGTCAATCAGATACATTATCAATATCTTATAATGGTGTCTTAACTGAAGGTCTAACTTTAGATTGGGAGCTAGATGGGGCTCAAATTATCGAAAATGTAAATGATACTTTATTGAAAGTTATTTGGCCTTCTTTCGGTGCAAAAGAAATAACTCTTACTACTTCTGTAAATGGTTGCTCTAACACGACTTCTAAATCTATTATAATAAAAAAGACACCTACACCAACTTTTGATATTCAATCTAGTATTTGTGATGGTGAAAAAGCAATAGTCTCTTACAATGGAAATGCTGATGAATTTGCCACATTTAATTGGAATTTTGGTGATGCGATTTCTAACTCTATTGGTTCTAACAAGTTTGAATTAGCTTGGGATACATATGGTACCAAATATATCAGTCTGCAAGTTGAGCAAAATGGTTGCAGCTCTATGGTATTTACTGATTCTTTAACCTATAGTCCTTTTCCTGAGCTTAATTTTGTAGCAAATACTTCTGTGTGTCATAATGAAAATTACCTAATCACATATATTGGAACTACAGAAGGCAGTATTACTTGGGATTTTAATGGAGCTGAAATTATTTCCGGTTCAGATACTGGTCCTTATGAACTTAAATGGAATTCTTCTGGTGAGAAAGAAATCTATTTTGCTATCGATAATAATGGTTGTGTAAAAGATACTTCCATTTTTATTAATGTAACTCCACTACCCACAACCCCAGAGATCTGCATGGTTACAGTAGATGAAGAAATGTCTAAAAACATGCTGGTTTGGAATTACGATATTGAAACTGTTGAAAAATTTGGTATCTATAGAGAAACAAATGCAGCTGATGAGTATAGTCTTATTGAATATGTAGAAGCAAATAGTTTTAATACTTATATCGATCAACAATCTGCACCTGCACAGGCTGCTAACAGATATAAAATTTCTGCAGTCGATAGTTGTGGCACCGAAACACAACTTAGTAATTATCACAAAACTATCCACTTAACTATTAATAAAGGATTAAACAACGATTGGAACCTCATTTGGACTGGCTACGAAGGTTTATCATTTAGCACTTACAGAATTTACAGAGGTACTTCTGATGACGATTTAGAACTACTCACCGAAATTACTAGCTCTGCCACATCATATACAGATACTGAAGCACCTAGTAGAGGAAATATCAATTACCAAATTGAAGTGTTAAACCCTAATAGCTGTGGAGAATCTATTAATGGCAGAATGAAAGATAACAGTAGTATTAAATCGAATATTGCCAGATATGGAGCTGTAACGGCAATAGATAATGCTATCGAAAATATGGATATTTATCCAAACCCAACACAAGATAAAATTCAAATCAATTTTCAGTCTGTGCCAAATGGTTCTTACTCAGTTCAAACAATCAGTGGAAAACTAGTAAAACAAGGTGAATTAGAACAATCAATGCAAATCGATTTAAAAGATCAAGCAAATGGTATTTATTTGCTCATTTTCAATACTGAAAATGGAAGCTCTTCTAAGAAGATTTTTAAGGGGAAATAA